The Apium graveolens cultivar Ventura chromosome 10, ASM990537v1, whole genome shotgun sequence nucleotide sequence aatgagacatgataataaaacaaaaactatatagtctattacaatgctacttcattactctattccagcatctttgaatatcttcataatagcatgaaaatggaaatgcttctttattctcgaaaacccagttaaataggctatcacattctatttgcatccactcgacgcatgtgactgtgttgtcactgtcaacagatatttgaattctttatccgtcgggttcatgatcatccgtcgagatattgatcatccgtcgggttgttgatcatccgtcgaattcattatttgttcatccgtcgggtagcaatcaggcacttgacttcatttcacttatgcagaattacaagacatcatctatgtacaattaatcaacatattgtgcatatctaactaaagtcatcatgacttaagtactactacagattttaaacaatgtgtatgcagaaatgtgctacagacttattgttacataagctactcattcgatggataataagtcatcatccgtcaggactatgttgagtcatccgtcgggactacataatttcactaagtaaaaactaccaaggtgttttgttcatgtaatcatcaagtacacaacatatacacaacactcTTCAATCACCCGCCGACGTATTTTACATATGTTGTGGTTGGGTTAACACCTCCCGCATTGACACATTGCGGGAGGGATTTTTTATACcattttattcttttttttttaaatggAAAAATTGTATAGATTTTTTTTAATTCAGTATAACTTCATTATACAGTACAAATGTGTTATTATAcataattttgaaatatttaaaattaaaattaaaatagtTTGATTAGAATTCACTCAAAAAAGTTTTAGACAAACAAGTATGATtgtttaaaattaattatatacttTTTAACTCCGTTATTATCGGAAAcaaattaattcattaaaatatgatttttttttatttaagaaattaaatcactgcttcattgtttcattgcgggatatgcaatgaaacaatgcggcaGTACCTACAACATTGTTTTATTGCAGGAGGTGCAATGAAACAATGCTGTAATAGCTGCCGCAATGCCTCAATACGGAAGATGGTTACTACAACCACACAGGTTGTGGACCAAatcccatatatatatatatatatatatatatatatatatttgaaaaaaGCAATGCTAGAATTACCAAAAccctttttaaaatcattttcaaatgcTAATGCGACGTGTAACTTTCCTGATGGGGAAATGTTTTTTGCAGAATTCTTTTTAGTTGTGGAAAAAATAGAGTGAAAATACAAAATTGTCACGTGAATGCCCATCAACAAATGAGAAAAAAATCAACTAAAGGATAATTTGATCTTTCTAAACATAACATTTTCCTTTCTGGTAATGTGATAGGATCccatgtgtatatatatatacacacaccaaccaaatattatttagaaatgattttaagaatgtttttATGTTACCTAGCTCTActctaaaaataaaataaaatgttgaACATGGGGCCTGTATAAAGAGTATCTTGAATTTTACAATGGATATCTAAGGCTATTGTAGTACAACAACGCAAAACAGTTGCCAGATTTCAGATCAGCAAATTGTTCATTGGTCACATGATTCACATCCTAACTAGAACAAGAAACACTAATCATACTCCGTACATAGCAAGTCTAAAGACGATTACACTCAAACATAAAAAGACTTTTGTTATTGACAAACTCTCATGTTTTAAAATACTAAGGTAAATATGTAGTATGAAATACCAACTCCTTCCTTTACTTGCATTGGCTGAATGATAAGCTTCATTTTCGCGCACTAAAGACACCAACATTGTCCAAAACCGGGCCACAAATATTACCCCAGTCATCCATTCTTGTATGATAGAATGCACTATAAAATGTTATTCTTGTTCTTGCTGATACAGCTTGGAACTTTAGACTAGCAGTTTTGAATCCTCCATTTCTTTGGGATGTATAGCGTACTTTTATAGACCCCCTGGCCGCGAATGCTTCAACCATCATCGATCCATTGCAACCATTCTTCGCGTCTCCAATTGTGAAGTTTAGGTAGTAGAATTTGTTAGGCACTGTCTTAATGATTTGTGCAATGGCACTTTCTCTTCCTGATACTAATTCTACTGCTGTACGCCCTGAGGGAACATAGAAGTGCCTCGAGTCAATGTACTTCACTGGTTTTAGAGACTCGATAATCCACCCAGGAATCGTTGAAATTTGATCTTCTTGTTGTGGCAAGAGAAGAACCCCTGTTGCATGGGGACCAACTTCAAAACCTCCATTTTTCATCAAGTTACCTGCATTCAGTAAACATAATCAGCCTTTTTAGGATGAAGGGGCAATTCATTtcccttcttttctttcttaCAAGTCAAAATTTGATCAAAGTACCTTTCATCTATTCTTAAGACTTAAAAGTCACAAGAAACACCAAGCTAAACAGGCTCTAGAAATCATCATTTTTAGGTATTACAGGAGGATTGTGATGATTCCATCCGTAACATTTTCAAGGAGGAGTATATAGCCTTTACCACTAGGCTATCCCCCAATCCTAAAACTCTATATTTTGAAAcaatggtgtgtgtgtgtgtatgtaaaTGTATAAGTTTAAACTAACCCCTTGTGTATCTTATAGGTAGCATTGCTGTGATTGCAATAGCATCCAAGAGAGGGCCGCAAGTTGGATCTTCTTCGGTACCAATGTTATGAAAGGTAATCCTAATAGAAGTTGAAGTAGCCTTAAAAGCCCAAGCATAAGTGTCAGCCCCAATGCTGCTAAACAATGTTTGGATTGGAAGATCATCTGTTTGACCAGGAACCGAGACTCTTAGCACTTCCTAGTGGCGGCAAATGTAAGAATGTAGGTTAAGCCTGTCTTGAGACGAGTAACGACTTGTGAAATAGAAGCTTGATTTCCTAGCCTAACAACATGAGTCCCACGAGGGACGGCGAAGTTCAAAGTTGCCATTAGCAAGAAATCCTGTACAGAATAAGCTTTTATTAAAATGTTTCTTTGCATATATTATCAACGCATGGGAGTCTTATACACCGGGTACAACCTTATACTAATAATACACGAGTCATAGACAATTTGTAAGTTTTAACAGCACATGAGTAGTTAATGAGGTGCTTACCTTCAGGATACGGAGAACAAGCAGCTGAGATAGGGGCTGGAAAGTAAGATGATGCTGAATGAAAGTCAACAACACCCACACACGAATGACGAACCTGAACATGTCTCTCTGTGTATATATACATGTAAAAGAGGTTAACAAACGGGTATCAAATAATGGGAAGATTCATGTTGAAGAACCATCAAATTAGGCGTCAGATGTGTCCGGTTCTATCTGTCAAGGAATCGGTTACTCTAAAATCTCAACATGTTGGAAAATGATCATTTTTAAAATCTTATactcactcgaaagcccatttatgggtcgaaaaGTGAAATGTTGGGGATGGCAGAAACAGAACCCGAGTTCTCTGCTAACATGAGCTCTGATACCACATCTTATATTAATCTAACACTATCTGGGGGATAAATGTGGACTGCTAACATGAGCTCTGATACCACATCTTATATTAATCTAACACTATCTGGAGGATAAATCCACATCTTCAACCGGGTAGCTTAAAATGTTGTTGCTGTCAATTACGAGTATTCCAATTATTTAAAGAAATAATAACATTCAAAATATTCAGATTGCACCTCGTGCGTAGCGTCCCCCCCCCCCCACTTATTTGCTGTTCTCTGTCTGAAGTAATTAATCACACAAATTTAAGCACTACATTACTAATTTACTACTAACATGCTAGGTGTGTAGCAAGTCAAATTTAATTGAATTCGTCCCCTAACTTTCTTTAATCTTGAAACCGTAGAAGATGTTGGAAAAAACTCAGAGAAAAAagaagacacctacatttttgcagagaacttgtactgctatttttcttgtttatttgttttccttcttctaaaactcaaggtaaactagccattatacaggctttacaaacatattaaaactaactattactaaaacctaattaatgggtaaattacatgtccataatttactccataactccactaccccactactaaacaattctaaaataatatttttctctaataattaatctattgctaaatatctaataattaaataaacaaataattaataactaaatttaagattatttcAACATTCACCCCCGTAATCTTAAATTTACGAAGCACTTTCTCTTTGtctgtgatgcacttctcaccaccatcaattttgatgcactatctcatcaaaaacactttggagcactttttcatcaaaaacactttggagcactttctctccaaaaacactttggagcacaTTCTCTCCACAACTCTAAGATAAAATTTCTTTCATGGCCTCTTGAGCCATGATATCTTTCTCATTATTTCCCCGCTCATGTTCCTCCTTCATTTTTATTCTTGCTTCTCTTTCCTTTTTCCACTACCATTTCATCTTGATATTTCACTAAATATATATGGAGAAATTTTTAATGCCATTTGAAATCTCAAAtaaatacttaatatatatatatatatatataaatgtatgtatttCTCAGAGTCTCACAAGCCTTAGAACATATAGCTCTGATGCCATGTTGGaaaaaacttagagaaaaaaaGACACATACattttgcagagaacttgtactgctatttttcttgtttatttgttttccttcttctaaaactcaaggtaaactagccattatataggctttacaaacatattaaaactaactattactaaaactaaccactactaattaatgggtaaattacatgtccataatttactccataactcataactccactaccccactactaaacaattctaaaataatatttttctctaataattaatctattactaaatatctaataattaaataaacaaataattaataactaaatttaagattattccaacagaAGATATATTACTCTTTTGTTAGCTTAAACGAATGTAAAATAAAATCTTCTTTTTTCCAGAATTGCTTGTTATTCATGTCATTGTTCTTGCTGAGATAGTAGATGCAGCACATGTCGATGCCTCGACCTTTGCAGGTTGATTATTTTTTATATCGATCCATCATCTAGTTTCCTGGTTGCTGTACTTGCATTGCAAATCTATATTGAGAGACTATTGGGAGTTAACAACACTGAGCACCTCTTTTTCACCTTTCAAGAGGGGTCAACATGTATTTCTGGGACTGTTGTAGACATCAACAACAAATTTGAACAAAAACTAAGTATAACCTCGTTTATAATTCACTAGATACTATACAATCCAGCTGAATCTAACGTTGAAGTGGATTAGAACATGCTCCCAAAGTATTTAAATCTAACGTCGATTCAGTGTCTCTTAACTTAAAAAGTATGCTTTCACCTAAAACATAGTTATGCACTACATTCAATCTCTTTACAATAATCAGAAAAGTCTGTGAAGTCATATGTTAACGATATTAATAAATTGCTTAGTTGCATCTTTTCTTGGCTTAAAGCCACTGTACTGGACATGTAAGCAACCTCATACTAATACAAATTGGAAATAGAAAAGCAAGCCAGTTCCCAGTTAGACAACATATTCTAACTTGGATACCTCACAGACACAACTCTAACATTATCAACAACAGGGCCACAAATGTGACCATAGTCATGAAGTTTTGTGTGATAATATGGACTATAGAATGTGATTCTTGTTCTTGCTGAAATTGCTTTAAACCTCATGCTCGCATTAGTGAATCCTCCCTTTCCTTGAGATGTAAAATTGACTCTTAAAGTGCTTCTTGCTGCAAATGCTTGGACCACCATTGTTCCGTGACAGCCATTTTTTGCATCTCCAACCATAAACGAAAGATTGTATATTTTATTGGGCACAGTCCTTATGATTTGTGCAATGGCACATTCTCTTCCTCCAACAAATTCAATGGCAGCTGATCCAGAGGGGACCTGAAAGTGCTTGGAATCGACGTACTTCACTGGTTTGATGGATTCGACTATCCATCCAGGAAGAGGAGAGTACAGGTCTTGCTGTTTCGGAAGGAGAAGGACCCCTGTTGAGAAGTTCTTGAAAATATAGGGGCCAACGTCAAATTCACCATTTTTCACCAAATTTCCTGCATAAAAGGAAAAAATTGTTCAATGCAGTACTTGCTTGATTTAATAATAAACCAACAAGTCACAAAATTGTAAAAGCCAGTGATATACTGAAATTTACCTCTAGTGTACCTTAGAGGTAGCATCTCCCTAATGGCAATTGCATCTAAAAGAGGGCCACAAGTGGGATCTTCTTGAATACCAGGGTTGTGAAAAGTGACCTTAATTCTATTTGAAGGAGCCTTGAAAGCCCAAGCATAGGTATCACCTCCATTGGTGCTGTACAGAGTCTGAATAGGAAGATCACTTGATTGACCAGGAATTGATACCCTAAGCACCTCATCTTGAGCACAAGTCCTTGTAGCTGCAAATGTTAGAGAGTAAAGTTGACCTGGTTTTACACTCAAAACTTGTGAGATTGAGGCCTCATTCCCTAGCCTTGCTGCATGAGCCCCACGAGGGATCGCGAAATAGAACCCTCCTGGTTGAGGCCCACCGGAGACGTACTCAACCAAGCCACGAATTTCCCATTTGGGCAGGGAGTACCTTCCTATTATCACAGTTTTCTTTAGGTTTGATGGCTTTGGGGATTGCTCAAAGTTTCCATTTGCAAGAAGACCTGAAATGAAAGGATTGAAATTAATCCAGTAAATTACAATTTTTTTCTACATACTCAAATATATTCTTCCGCTGAGGCTTAAACTCTCGACCTCAATAACGAGAAAAAATATTCTGATACTGAATTCATCGAAAAATTTACCTAATGCGTTACAATATATTTACTGATCATGGCTGCTAATATTATAAGCGTTAATAATAGAATGATTGATTGTAAGGGAAGTTAGGGGTTAGTAAACGATTACCATCGAGATGAGCAGGTGCAGCTGCAGAAGAAAGACCTTGAAAGAGAGAGCATAAGAACAGAAAGCATATTAGTAAGAGTAACAAAACAGACATTGTTTATAAGTAGTAACTAAAATATAGTATGAACAAATTATCAACTCTAGCTAGCTCTTAGATCAACGAAGGCACGTCTATGTACTTTGAATACAGATGTGgtttatatatatacaaacacAAATTAAAACACACTTTGCATGTTAAGGGTGCACCGAGTTAGGCGGCTGATATGTAATGTTGTCTGTTATCAGTGTGTATCTCGGCTTAATCTAAAGTACTTACTGTAATGTTAGTGATTAGTATAAGTAAACAACCTTAGTTCCAATGGGCGGTGAGGGGTCTGTGCATCGCCCATGATTCCCTCTATCTGAATTGTATTTGTAGTGTTGACATTTTGTTTTAAAATGTTATGTCATAAATCAGAATCATGTGCAGTTTATATAAATGCAACTGCTGGTCTAGTTTCAATTGACTTATCTCATAAAGCATCACATGCAGTCAAGCACCGCATGAACGTACGCCCAGTTCTGTACTGTACTTTCTTCACATTATGTACAAGGCAAGCATTAAGCGATCGATATTCATTAGGCATTAAGCATTAATCAAAATTTTCTTTATCTAATGGATCAGGGATCGAAATATATTCACTTGGCACCATTAAAATTTTGGCACAATTCTAATTGCCTGTACTAATTTAATTTGCATATCATGATTGAAGATCCTAACCATATGTACGTTATTGTTGCAACACCGTCCTCACTTGTTCAGGGATAAGAATAATAGGAGATTTCATATTTGGATATAAAGGATTTActaattcttttatttgtgttTAAGCCCACATTTTAAAAAATTACTAAGAACTTGTTCAAGGGTGACGCTAAAAGTGATATTACATTTATAAGAATCACCTAAAGAAAAATCGCACTCCCACGCTCAGTGCTATCTCAATTCTCACGCTCAATGCTATGTATATAGATTATAGACCGCTAGCAAGCCATCATTCAAAAGCGGAATTTTTTTTCTCACAGTATATATTTACTTTTTACACCAAAAAACAGTTCCTAGTTAATGTTTGTCTTCTCTAAATTTAATCCAGAAAGATCTAATAAAGCAATGAATATTAGGCTTGAAGTTTTACCTCTGTTTAGAGCTGCGAATGAACATAATCGAGCCGAGTTCTCTTCGAATCGAACAGAGCATATTTTTTCCAAACAAGCCGAGCCGAGCCGTCTCGATCGGCTCATTTATAAACGAGCCGAACCGAACTCGAGTTTGCTAACGAACAACCGAGTCAAGCCGAACTCGAGTCAAGTCGAGTCATCCCCTAATAATTCACATATATTTTTTAATCGACCAAGTTTAAGgcataatttataattttataagttATACGGAGAGCAAACACTAGTTTCATCTTACAATTATATACGCGCACTCACACTCTACACTTGTTTCTTAATCGATATAATTTTATCAATTTATTTCACAAGTCAAGTGTTAAGAATaaaatcaatttattttaaatttttgagACATTCATGACTTTAAAAATCGTACATTACTTTTAAATGGTTGATGTCGATTAACAAATATTTAGTAATTTTTGATATTTCAGTTAAATTGGTTTAGATTAGAAAAgacatataaaataaaataaaggaaaAAACCCTTTAAGTGGTCGagaaatataattattaaaaattatttatctttttcttaaaaatattataatgtCATAATTTACTTCAACAACTcactattttaatttatttgaaaTCGTAATTTTGGTCGATTTTATCACAAACTCCTCTAATAAAAGTGTGACGTGAAGTTTAATTAGAAGTTATTTGTTAAAGTAATCAAACTCTAGTGATAtgtattaaattaattaaattagttattttatttattattaaaatttgtatttaattttaattaaagtaatcattttagataaaaaaaataagtattaaattttaattaaaaataataaaatcttTATACAAGtgattaataaatatttattatttgttgtatATAAATTTTTTATTCAAGCCGAGTCTAGTTATCGAGTCTGTGCCGAGTCCGAGCTAAACGAGCCGAGTCCTAGCCGAACATACAAAAAACTCTGCTCGACTCGTTTAATTATCTAAGCTTGTTTTTTATGTTCGCGATCGGCTCATTTAAGAAAACGAGTCGAGCCGAGTTCACTTAAACGAGCCGATCCCGATTTTTGTTCACGAACGGCTCTGTTCAGTTGCAGCTCTATCGTGGTTATAGTGCTCCTCTCTTTGtgatttttccaacttatatAATCAAATTATTTTCCAAAAATAGATGTCTTTAGTTTTATATCTCAATATATTTACCCAACACTAatctttttttttctttaaaCTTATAAATTTCTGCCAAGCTGGAGCTATGTCCAATTCGCTTCCATTACCATCCGCCTCTATATAATATTGTCCGTTTTGAGTTGACTTCGTAcgaatttatttttgaataatttctAAAAGGTCTCATAATTAAATTGATATTTTATAGACGATAAAATTATCGTTTATTTTATGGATATAATACTTAGATTGAAAATAAACGATAAAATTATCGTTTATTTTAAGCCCCTCAATTTCCTCCAGAACGCTCTATCCAAACACACACTTCCCCCTTTAATTTTTTGTAGGAGCTTTTTACAATAAACTTTCAAATATCATCAAACAGCCAAAATCACGAGTCATCTCTTCTCCTCCTTGGAAACAAAATTTGTCTTATAAAGCTTCTATCTCTTTCATTAAACATATCATTTAAAATCCTTGCATCCCAACCTTCCCGACTTTCATCAAACAACCCATGCACTGTAGCATCTTTTAAGCTCTTTGGCATAGTGTAGCAGCCCGCACTTCCGTACTATTAACTCTAAATCAAAACTAGtacaaaatacaatttactagttcgaaatctattacaaaggtgtctattacaaaagcgcagttAAAAGCgaaagtccaaaagtcaatctactccaaatTTAAGTCCTCGAATTCCAATGCTATCCAAGTCCAACTCTTAGatgaaacctgaaattgtaagtaatgagctaacAGCCCATCAAAaaaacaatcgatccaactagttggccaagtaacatgaacacatataacaaaatacgataagCTATACGATATGATATACGacatacgaaacaaacactttcgatagatattcttattcttattcgatacacacaatacacataccacataaacaacaataattcaaaatcaataactcatgtCACGAacactacaacccggtgataacggtcctaaattttcacaaaactgtcactacaatccagTGACTGCGGTCCTTAGTTCTTATttgatattttcacaaaccatgacaTAAATCAAAGATCTTAAATTATCATCGAGACACACCACGCATGCACAACGATACATATACTCTAACACATAATACTTCCAAATATATCATCCCTTGGcccatgttttgataatcaaatataaacgcatatcacacaattttaaaaatactagtaagatcgatcgaaaacttacctcaaaaactgaccagatctgaatttactctttttggCTCTTTAAACGACGTTTTCTTAGAAAACACAAAATATGAAAATTGTAGAGAACAAAAATACACTTCCTAAAAGTCCATaatcactgaattccgacttacgatgaattttatacgaattttacaagactgctgatttatgctgagaagagcccttcgaattttaatattaaaaaagaGGAATAcaaatatgatgtatttataacgatacaagaccctatatcttaacctacaagttattcATATTAGAATCAGATCCAAATTTTAAGCCCATTActctaattaaattttaaatcctagtccttatctaattttaatcttttttttctattattctattattaatcgaattataaaaattacgggatattacatactaccctccttcAAAAGAATTTGAtcccaaattcacaacaatcctaaagtTCATGACACATCTACCCCTGATCTACCAAATGTCAAATTATGGTCCACAGGAACGCATCCTAGAGAATGTACTAGgcccatacctaatacactctgAAGGATAATCTACTCTTGATACCAAATATAACAGCCCACACTTCCGTACTATTAACTCTAAATCAAAACTAGtacaaaatacaatttactaattcgaaatctattacaaaggtgtcTATTACAAAAGAGCTGTTAAAAACGGAAGTCcaaagtcaatctactccaaatCTAAATCCTCGAATTCCAATGCTATCCAAGTCCAACTCTTAGatgaaacctgaaattgtaagtaatgagctatacagcccagcaaaaaaataatcgatccaactgaagggtttttagcacataaacgcaatgaaaacgtaaatttaatcttttaaaaaaaccgaaaccctccgcaggatccatgcgaaaaataatatttaattcgtagttcagtatgtttaccttaagaagttttacgttaatgaaaagatgaaggtctttaatagcgatccaagaatgatgaacggagatccttagcagctgctcctcaagtgtgaagcactccatcggtatccaccaagaaaacgatgtaatgaaggaggaggagatggagataattagggttttgtaaatctttttggttgaggcaaaaatagggtttataatagtatatttataggcaaaattttcagctgaaaaatttcccataaaatattattattattaaccctttattattctcactaataattaaaacaccttttaattattaatccttt carries:
- the LOC141693939 gene encoding protein TEEBE-like; this translates as MSVLLLLLICFLFLCSLFQGLSSAAAPAHLDGLLANGNFEQSPKPSNLKKTVIIGRYSLPKWEIRGLVEYVSGGPQPGGFYFAIPRGAHAARLGNEASISQVLSVKPGQLYSLTFAATRTCAQDEVLRVSIPGQSSDLPIQTLYSTNGGDTYAWAFKAPSNRIKVTFHNPGIQEDPTCGPLLDAIAIREMLPLRYTRGNLVKNGEFDVGPYIFKNFSTGVLLLPKQQDLYSPLPGWIVESIKPVKYVDSKHFQVPSGSAAIEFVGGRECAIAQIIRTVPNKIYNLSFMVGDAKNGCHGTMVVQAFAARSTLRVNFTSQGKGGFTNASMRFKAISARTRITFYSPYYHTKLHDYGHICGPVVDNVRVVSVRYPS